Part of the Listeria innocua genome is shown below.
CATCTTTGCGTGGAACAATGGGTTGGTCATGTTTCATATTTTCTCCTCCTTTGTTTCTACAATTAACAGTATACCCCCTATAGGTATATTTTGCAAACATTTAATTTTTAAAAATAAAAAAAGAACCATAAACAACTAAATGTTTATGGCTCTAAAGCTTGTTATTTTGCGGCATCTACTTTCTTTTGTAGTGCTTTAACATGTTCAAAAAATTCTTCTAATGTCCAGTTGTTTTTGTAAATGATTGTTGCAGCGTCTTTGCCAACATAACGATAATGCCAAGATTCGTATTGATATTTCGTAATATCTTCTCTACCTTTCATATAACGAAGGATAAAGCCGTAATTATGGGCATTTTCTTCTAACCATTTACCTTCTGGGGTAGTTCCAAATGCTTCAGTTAGTTCATATGATTGATTTTCTGAGGAAATATCCATTGCTAATCCAGTTTGGTGCTCACTTGTTCCAGGGTAAGCCACTGCTTCTCTAGCTTTTTTATCCCCTTTGGAATTTACTTCAGCTTGGAATACCTCTTGTTGTCGTTTATAAGAACGATAACCCGACACAGCAAAAAGTTTCTTACCATCTTGATTTGCTGCTTTGAACATTTCTTCAAGGGCTGTTCCTGCTTCTTTTCTTAATTGCGCTTTTTCTACTTGTTCATTCCCAAAAGAAAAAGTAACATTTGGTCGAACTAAATCAGGGGGGGTATATGTTGGCTGCAAGGAATAATCTTTATTAGCAAGTACTAATATATTTTCCTCGTTTTCGATATACTGAATCCCATTTTTTTCGACTAATTTATTTTGTTTATCAATGTAAGGATAAAGCGGATCTTTTTCTAAGTCAGCAAGTGTATTATTACTTGTGGCTTTTTGCTCCACTTTAGCGACTGGCTCTGCATT
Proteins encoded:
- a CDS encoding M15 family metallopeptidase is translated as MSSLLTIALAVTISCVNTVEDQYFGGQNAEPVAKVEQKATSNNTLADLEKDPLYPYIDKQNKLVEKNGIQYIENEENILVLANKDYSLQPTYTPPDLVRPNVTFSFGNEQVEKAQLRKEAGTALEEMFKAANQDGKKLFAVSGYRSYKRQQEVFQAEVNSKGDKKAREAVAYPGTSEHQTGLAMDISSENQSYELTEAFGTTPEGKWLEENAHNYGFILRYMKGREDITKYQYESWHYRYVGKDAATIIYKNNWTLEEFFEHVKALQKKVDAAK